Proteins from a genomic interval of Bacteroidota bacterium:
- a CDS encoding valine--tRNA ligase, whose amino-acid sequence MEEIPKTYNPASIENKWYQYWLDNKFFKSVPDERDPYTIVIPPPNVTGVLHMGHMLNNTIQDVLIRRARMLGKNACWVPGTDHASIATEAKVVALLKEQGIKKSDLSREEFLKHAWDWKEKYGGIILEQLKKLGASCDWDRTRFTMEDDLSEAVIDVFIDLYKKGNIYRGVRMVNWDPQGLTAVSDEEVIYKEVNSKLYYVKYKIDGTADEWITIATTRPETILGDTAVCVHPEDERYNHLKGKKAVIPFVNRAVPIIFDEYIDKEFGTGALKVTPAHDINDYNLGIKHNLEIIDTLTPDGKLSAAAGRYIGEDRFTVRKKIVKELEEIGQIVKVEDIKNKVGYSERTDAVIEPKLSMQWFLKMDKISKPALDNVLNGEIKLIPEKFVNTYKHWMENVHDWCISRQLWWGQRIPAWYDDKGNCVVAKTREEAEKELKIKNENLKIEEIRQDEDVLDTWFSSWLWPISVFDGFKNPENKDINYYYPTNDLVTAPEILFFWVARMIIAGYEYRGKKPFTNVYLTGIVRDKQGRKMSKSLGNSPDPLDLITKYSADGVRVGMLLCSPAGNDLPFDESYCEQGRNFTNKIWNAFRLIKGWEVDSKLQQPTANKTSIEWFEARFNEQLGVIDDLYLKYRISEALMTTYKLVWDDFCAWYLEMIKPDFIDGKPNPIDKATLEATINFFEKILKVLHPFMPFITEELWSLVKVRNEKDCIIVAEWPKLEKINKDIISKIDTLKELVGTVRNFRQQKNISPKEKLNVFELVPTMREACRLDPLAIKLSNLSSYQYTTVKIDKAYSFMVKTIELYIPLQEKLNADEERERLTKELDYYKGFLKSVQIKLSNEKFVANAKPEIIENERKKLADAEAKIKALEEQLARLK is encoded by the coding sequence ATGGAAGAAATCCCGAAAACATATAATCCGGCATCCATTGAGAATAAATGGTACCAATATTGGTTAGATAACAAATTTTTCAAGTCGGTTCCAGATGAACGAGACCCCTACACCATTGTAATACCTCCGCCAAACGTAACAGGAGTGTTGCACATGGGGCACATGCTAAACAACACGATTCAAGATGTATTGATTAGAAGAGCTCGCATGCTTGGCAAAAACGCTTGTTGGGTACCGGGTACCGATCATGCTTCTATTGCTACAGAAGCCAAAGTAGTTGCGTTGTTGAAAGAACAAGGTATTAAGAAGTCTGATTTATCTCGCGAAGAATTTTTAAAACACGCGTGGGATTGGAAAGAAAAATACGGAGGAATTATTTTAGAGCAGCTTAAAAAGCTAGGCGCATCCTGCGATTGGGACAGGACACGTTTTACCATGGAAGACGATTTGAGCGAAGCGGTAATAGATGTGTTTATTGATTTGTACAAAAAGGGAAATATTTATCGTGGTGTACGAATGGTAAACTGGGATCCACAAGGTTTGACCGCTGTTTCGGACGAGGAAGTTATTTACAAAGAGGTAAATTCAAAGCTTTATTATGTAAAATATAAAATAGATGGAACGGCAGATGAATGGATAACCATCGCAACTACCCGCCCCGAAACTATCTTAGGGGACACTGCTGTTTGCGTACATCCGGAGGACGAACGCTACAATCATTTAAAAGGCAAAAAGGCTGTTATTCCTTTTGTGAATCGTGCTGTGCCCATTATTTTTGATGAATACATAGACAAAGAATTCGGAACAGGTGCACTAAAAGTGACTCCCGCACACGATATTAATGACTACAATTTAGGAATTAAACATAATCTTGAAATAATTGATACGCTTACTCCCGATGGCAAGTTAAGTGCTGCGGCTGGACGTTACATAGGCGAAGACAGGTTTACTGTTCGTAAAAAAATTGTAAAAGAGTTAGAAGAGATTGGGCAAATTGTAAAAGTAGAAGACATAAAAAACAAGGTGGGCTACAGCGAGCGTACAGATGCAGTTATAGAGCCAAAACTCTCCATGCAATGGTTTTTGAAAATGGACAAAATTTCAAAACCTGCATTAGACAATGTGTTGAATGGAGAAATCAAATTAATTCCCGAAAAATTTGTAAACACCTACAAACATTGGATGGAAAATGTACACGACTGGTGCATTTCTCGCCAATTATGGTGGGGACAGCGTATTCCGGCATGGTACGATGACAAAGGAAATTGCGTGGTGGCCAAGACTCGCGAAGAAGCTGAAAAAGAATTGAAAATTAAGAATGAAAATTTAAAAATCGAAGAGATTAGACAAGATGAAGATGTGTTGGACACCTGGTTTTCTTCTTGGTTGTGGCCTATCAGCGTATTCGATGGATTTAAAAATCCGGAGAATAAGGACATAAACTATTACTATCCAACCAATGATTTGGTAACTGCTCCGGAAATTTTATTTTTCTGGGTGGCTCGTATGATTATTGCAGGATATGAGTATAGAGGCAAAAAGCCATTTACAAATGTGTATTTAACAGGAATTGTTCGCGATAAGCAAGGCAGAAAAATGAGCAAATCGCTTGGCAATTCGCCTGATCCGCTTGATTTAATAACTAAATACAGCGCAGATGGCGTTCGGGTAGGAATGCTCTTGTGTTCGCCTGCAGGCAATGATTTGCCTTTTGACGAATCGTATTGCGAACAAGGCAGAAATTTTACCAATAAAATTTGGAATGCATTTAGATTGATAAAAGGCTGGGAGGTTGATTCCAAGTTGCAACAACCTACAGCAAATAAAACTTCTATAGAATGGTTTGAAGCTCGATTTAATGAGCAATTGGGAGTTATTGATGATTTGTATTTGAAATACAGAATTTCAGAGGCATTGATGACAACATACAAATTAGTATGGGATGATTTTTGCGCCTGGTACTTAGAAATGATAAAGCCAGATTTTATTGATGGAAAGCCCAATCCAATTGACAAAGCAACTCTTGAAGCAACTATCAATTTTTTTGAAAAAATATTAAAAGTGTTGCATCCGTTTATGCCTTTTATTACCGAGGAGTTGTGGAGTTTGGTAAAAGTACGCAATGAAAAAGACTGTATAATTGTTGCGGAGTGGCCTAAACTGGAAAAGATTAATAAAGATATCATCTCTAAAATTGACACATTAAAAGAATTAGTTGGTACGGTAAGAAATTTTCGTCAGCAAAAAAACATTTCACCCAAAGAGAAGTTAAATGTATTTGAGTTGGTTCCTACCATGAGAGAGGCGTGTAGATTAGACCCCCTTGCAATAAAATTGTCCAATCTAAGTTCTTATCAATATACGACAGTTAAGATTGATAAGGCCTACAGTTTTATGGTTAAAACAATTGAGTTGTATATTCCTTTGCAGGAAAAATTGAATGCAGATGAAGAGCGTGAACGATTAACAAAAGAGTTAGATTACTATAAAGGCTTTTTAAAATCGGTTCAAATAAAACTTTCTAACGAAAAATTTGTTGCCAATGCCAAGCCCGAAATAATTGAAAACGAACGAAAAAAACTAGCGGATGCAGAAGCCAAAATAAAGGCGTTGGAAGAGCAATTAGCTAGGTTGAAGTAA
- a CDS encoding ferrous iron transport protein A, which translates to MLQKKISDLKVGEEAVISYFLHDYIAQHIIPLGLIPNQKIIVEHIAPMGSPIALNINGDILAIRKDIASEVVVSQ; encoded by the coding sequence ATGTTGCAAAAGAAAATATCTGATTTAAAGGTAGGAGAAGAAGCTGTCATATCTTATTTTCTACATGATTATATTGCACAGCATATAATTCCACTTGGTTTAATTCCCAATCAAAAAATAATTGTAGAGCACATTGCCCCAATGGGAAGCCCAATTGCACTAAACATAAATGGCGATATTTTAGCAATTAGAAAAGATATTGCTTCTGAAGTAGTTGTTTCGCAGTAA
- a CDS encoding ferrous iron transporter B, which produces MQLTEVHKKIKIALVGTPNSGKSTLFNQLTGLKQKTGNFAGVTVDKKSGIYKIIDTKNQLTEVSIIDLPGIYSFEANSIDEEIAVNVLSNKNNPDNPDAFVFVIDATNLRRNLYLLSKLIPLNKPMAIVVTMSDVLEKEKRSLNLEKLAELTGLSVFGVNARNGKNIMQLKQKLVSDFKIGNTNLFFHDDSDENWEQRELRLFKRVDELVDSVLEKRHLFSDSLSKKADKILTHKVGGYLIFVLILSFIFQAVFWVAAYPMEWIENFFSYASSFLTEKLPPTKLTSLLVDGVLAGLGGVIIFIPQIAFLFGALAILEDTGYMSRVSFIMDRLMKSIGLNGKSVIPLVSGVACAVPAIMSTRIIAGWKERLITILVIPLTSCSARLPVFTLLIGIFVPSVNYGIFNLQGLFLMGLYLLGFLSVIVVAIVLNVLIKNKEKSFFVLELPAYKSPHWKNVGITIVTKVKTFVGDAGGIIIAISIVLWFLASHAPNDRHKDITEKYDKLIMLNPEKKAELNAEMFAKKLEVSYAGIGGKFIEPLIKPLGFDWKIGIALITSFAAREVFVGTISTIYSVGNAENEGPIREVLKKEINPDTLKPQYSIAVCVSLLLFYVFALQCMSTLAVVYRETKSTKWTVIQFLYTGVLAYMSSYIAFSLLS; this is translated from the coding sequence ATGCAGTTGACTGAGGTACATAAGAAAATAAAAATTGCGCTGGTAGGCACACCAAATTCAGGCAAATCCACACTATTCAATCAACTTACAGGACTTAAACAAAAAACCGGAAATTTTGCAGGAGTAACGGTAGATAAAAAAAGTGGTATCTATAAAATTATCGATACGAAAAACCAACTAACAGAGGTTAGTATAATCGATTTGCCTGGTATTTACTCTTTTGAAGCCAATTCTATTGACGAGGAAATTGCTGTTAATGTGCTTAGCAATAAAAATAATCCAGATAATCCAGACGCTTTTGTTTTTGTAATTGATGCAACGAACCTAAGGCGAAATCTGTATCTGCTTTCTAAACTAATTCCTTTAAACAAGCCAATGGCAATTGTTGTAACAATGTCGGATGTGTTAGAGAAAGAAAAGCGCAGTTTGAATTTAGAAAAATTGGCAGAGCTTACTGGTCTTTCTGTTTTTGGCGTAAATGCAAGAAATGGTAAAAACATCATGCAGCTTAAGCAGAAGTTGGTTTCTGATTTTAAAATAGGAAACACTAATTTGTTTTTTCATGATGACAGCGATGAAAACTGGGAGCAGAGAGAGCTTCGTTTATTTAAAAGGGTAGATGAATTAGTAGATAGTGTATTAGAGAAACGACATTTATTTTCAGATTCGCTCTCAAAAAAAGCCGATAAAATTTTAACTCATAAAGTTGGAGGGTATTTGATTTTTGTATTGATTCTATCCTTCATTTTTCAAGCAGTATTTTGGGTTGCGGCATATCCTATGGAATGGATAGAAAATTTTTTCTCGTATGCATCTAGTTTTTTGACCGAAAAACTTCCACCTACTAAACTTACGAGCCTGCTTGTGGATGGTGTATTGGCAGGGCTTGGAGGCGTTATAATTTTCATACCGCAAATTGCGTTTCTTTTTGGTGCTTTAGCCATATTGGAGGATACAGGCTATATGTCGCGTGTAAGTTTTATAATGGACAGATTGATGAAAAGTATTGGTCTGAATGGGAAGTCGGTTATTCCACTGGTAAGTGGTGTAGCATGTGCAGTTCCCGCAATAATGAGTACACGAATAATTGCAGGTTGGAAAGAGCGATTGATAACTATTCTTGTTATTCCTTTAACTAGCTGCTCTGCGAGGCTGCCGGTATTTACATTGCTCATTGGCATTTTTGTTCCGTCTGTTAATTATGGGATTTTTAATCTACAAGGCTTGTTTTTAATGGGCCTTTATTTGCTTGGTTTCTTGTCGGTAATAGTTGTGGCAATTGTTCTGAATGTACTTATTAAAAATAAAGAGAAGAGTTTTTTTGTACTTGAACTGCCTGCTTATAAATCTCCACATTGGAAGAATGTTGGAATAACTATCGTAACTAAAGTAAAGACTTTTGTTGGAGATGCAGGAGGAATAATAATTGCGATATCAATTGTACTGTGGTTTTTAGCATCTCATGCTCCGAATGACCGACATAAGGATATTACTGAGAAATACGACAAACTGATAATGCTTAATCCCGAAAAAAAGGCTGAATTGAATGCTGAAATGTTTGCTAAAAAACTGGAAGTTTCCTACGCAGGCATTGGAGGTAAGTTTATTGAGCCACTTATTAAACCTTTGGGCTTTGACTGGAAAATTGGCATTGCACTTATAACATCCTTTGCGGCTAGAGAAGTTTTTGTGGGAACTATTTCTACAATTTATAGTGTTGGAAATGCTGAAAATGAAGGCCCAATTAGAGAGGTGCTAAAAAAAGAAATTAATCCAGATACGCTAAAGCCTCAATATTCAATAGCTGTATGCGTATCTCTATTACTATTTTATGTATTTGCCTTACAATGCATGAGTACATTGGCTGTTGTATATCGTGAAACAAAAAGTACAAAATGGACTGTTATTCAGTTTCTATATACAGGAGTTTTAGCCTATATGTCAAGTTATATTGCTTTTTCGTTACTCAGCTAA
- a CDS encoding SprT-like domain-containing protein — MHPQVERNKSILQKYIPESTVFTVAMWVHQYDFKLKIKKSRSTKLGDYRHPIAGQNHQITINHDLNKYAFLITLIHEVAHLTCWLKFKNSVKPHGDEWKKEYHLLIDPFIKAAVFPEDITHALIKHFKNPKASSCTDVHLYSVLKKYDTRNSNHLFVKDLPNSALFETKEGRVFKRGEKVRTRYKCVEQSTGRVYLFSPLADVLLKN; from the coding sequence ATGCATCCTCAAGTAGAAAGAAATAAGAGTATTTTGCAAAAGTACATCCCCGAATCGACTGTATTTACAGTAGCCATGTGGGTGCATCAGTACGATTTTAAATTAAAAATTAAAAAATCTCGTTCAACCAAATTGGGTGATTACAGACATCCGATTGCAGGGCAAAATCATCAGATTACAATAAACCACGATTTAAATAAATATGCATTTTTAATTACATTAATTCATGAGGTGGCTCATTTAACTTGTTGGCTAAAATTTAAAAACAGCGTAAAGCCACACGGAGATGAATGGAAAAAAGAATATCATTTACTGATAGATCCTTTCATAAAAGCAGCCGTTTTTCCGGAAGATATAACGCATGCACTAATCAAACATTTTAAAAATCCAAAAGCTTCTAGTTGCACAGATGTTCATTTGTATTCGGTGCTTAAAAAATATGACACTCGTAATTCAAATCATTTATTCGTAAAAGATTTACCAAACTCCGCATTGTTCGAAACAAAGGAGGGAAGAGTATTTAAAAGAGGCGAAAAAGTAAGAACCCGATACAAATGTGTAGAACAAAGTACAGGCAGAGTTTACTTGTTTAGTCCTTTGGCAGATGTTCTATTGAAAAACTAA